GCGTTCCCAGCATGCCGCCCGCGAACGGGGGCTTGAGCAGGTGAAGTCGCAGGAGCGCCTCCTTTTGGCGCGCGAGCTGCACGACACGGTGGCACACCACATCTCTGCCATCGCTATCCAGGCACAGGCAGGGCGCGCTCTCGCGGCGACCGACCCTTCGTCGCCGCTCGAGGCGCTGGAGGTGATCGAGGTGGAGGCGTCTCGCACGCTCGCGGAGATGCGGGCGATGGTCCGCGTGTTGCGCAACGAGGCGCTCGTCGACTACGCACCGCAGCCCGGTGTTGCCGACCTCGAGCGGCTGTCCGGTGCTTTGCCTGCCGGGCCGCGGGTGGAGGTCAGGGTCTCGGGTGACCTTGCCGGCCTCCCGGCTGCGATCGACGCCGCTGTCTTCCGGATCGCGCAGGAGTCGGTCACCAACGCCCTGCGGCATGCCCGCAACGCTACCCTGATCGACGTGAGCGTCGTCGGTGATCCTTCGACGGTCAGCCTCGTCGTCCGCGACGACGGTGATCCGGGCTCGGCTGACCATGCCAACGAAGCGGGGTTCGGGATCACCGGGATGGTGGAACGCGCATTGCTCCTAGGTGGCGCGTGCCGGGCAGGTCCCTGCCCCGACGGCGGCTGGGCCGTCAGCGCGACACTGCCGCGGCAGGTATCGGCGTGAGCATCCGGGTGCTGGTCGCCGACGACCAGGATCTCGTCCGAACCGGACTGCGGCTGATCCTCGGCACCCTGGACGGCATCGAGGTCGTGGGGGAGGCGCGCGACGGGCAGGAGGCGGTGCGGCTGGCCCGCGAGCTCCGTCCTGACGTGTGCCTGATGGACATCCGGATGCCCGTCCTCGACGGGGTCGAGGCGACCCGTCTGCTGGCCGGGCCGGACGTCGAGGACCCGGTAGCGGTCGTCGTGATCACAACCTTCGACCTTGACGAGTACGTGCACGGTGCGCTGTTGGCCGGCGCCACCGGCTTCCTGCTCAAGGACGCCGGACCCGAGTTGCTCGGCGAGGCGATCCGGGCGGCCGCCCGAGGTGACTCGCTCATCTCGCCCAGCATCACCCGCCGGCTGCTGTCGACGTTCGCGCGCACGGGTCGGGCAGCTCCTCCCGCCCAGCCGATCGACCCGCTCACCGAACGCGAGGAGCAGGTGCTGCTCACCATCGCACGGGGTCGCACCAATGCAGAGATCGCCGCCGAGCTGCACATCAGCCTCAGCACGGTGAAGACCCACATCGGCAGCCTCATGGCCAAGCTCGGCGCCCGTAACCGGGTGGAGGTTGCGATGTGGGGGTACGAGACCGGCCGGGTCGGGGAGTAGAGGACGGCCGCCTCCGGCCGGCATTTGCGGTGGAGTTACTTGACCTCGCAGCGGCGCAGGAACAGTAGCCCGACCAGCAGGGGAATGACGATCCAGATCATGATGGTTGAGGCGAGCATCGCCCACTCCTGACCGGTGTTCGTGGCGCCCTCGAAGAGCGCCACCTGCGTTTTGTTCCAGTCGATCCACGGCTGCAGGTCCTCGAACCACGGGCGCACCTGCGCCAGGAGGACGAGGATGCCCGGCATGACCAGTGAGACGACGAAGTAGCCCACGATCGCGGCTGCGGAGTTGCGCAGCACGACCCCAAGGGTGAAGCCGATGGCCATGCCGAGCAGGTTGCCGAGCACCATCTGGAGCGCCATGGACTGCGGAATGTCCCACACGGTGTCGACGCCGGCGAGCGCGGAACCTGCCACGTTGCCGAGGGCGCCCACCGCGAGGGCGAGGGCCACGGAGCCGACGCCCACCAGGACGGTCGCGATCGCTTTGGCACCGATCACGCGTCCACGGCTCGGCACGAGCGTGAACGTCGTGAGCCCACTGCGCTGGCTCCATTCACTCGTGACGGCCAGGATCGCGATTATCGGCAAGATCACCGACATCGGCAGACCGATCGCCGTCGCGAAGTTCTCGTAGGTGACCTCGCTGTCGGGAGCGAAGATGATGACCGCCCCGGTCGCGATGACCGACAGGACGCCGATGCTGACGAGCATCCAGAATCCCGAGCGGGTGTCGAACATCTTGCGCATCTCGACCTTGACGAGTCGGGTGATCGGAATCGGTCCTGCGGTCGGACGGGCGGGGGTGGTGTTCGGGGGGACAATCGTGGCGGTCATGCCGCAACTCCTTCGCGTTGGGTGTCGGCAGTTAGCGACAAGAACATGTCTTCGAGGCCGGTTCCCTCGGCGGACCGGAGCTCGTTGAGGGCGATGCCGGCGGTCAGGGCTACGGCCCCCACACGAGCGGGATCGGCATCCGTGCGGACCGAGCCGTCGCTGGCGAGCGTGCTGGGGATCCCGGCCTGTTCCAGTGCGTGTGCCAGATCGCGCGGCGACGCCGACCTGGCGAGCGTCCCGCCAGCAGCCAGCAGCTCTTCCTTCGTGCCTGCCGCGACGATCTTGCCGTTGCCGATCACGACCAGGTCATCGGCGATGACCTCGATCTCGTGGAGCAGGTGTGAGGACAGCAACACGGTGCCGCCCTGGCTAGCGAAGCCCGTCAGCAGGTCGCGCATCCACCGGATCCCCGCGGGGTCGAGCCCGTTGGCGGGCTCGTCGAGGATCAGCACCTGGGGGTCTCCGAGGAGTGCGGTGGCGATGCCGAGGCGTTGACGCATCCCGAGGGAGTAGTTGCGCACCCGGCGCTTGGCCTCAGTGGGGGTCAGACTCACCAGCTCGATCATCTCGTCGACCCGGGTTCGCGGCAGGCCCATGGTGTCGGCGGCAATGGTGAGGATCTCGCGTCCGGTGCGGCCGGCGTGCTGGGCCGAGGCGTCCAGGAGGACGCCCACCTTGAGGCAGGGGTTGGGGAGGTCGGCGAACCGGACGCCGTCGATGGTGGCCGAGCCGGACGTCGGGGCGGTCAGACCCACCATGACACGCATCGTGGTGGACTTGCCGGCACCGTTCGGACCGAGGAAGCCGGTCACGCGGCCGGGGTGGGCAGTGAAGGAGACGTCGTCCACGGCAGTAAAGCCGGCGTACCTCCGGGTCAGAGACTCAACTGTGATCATGGGTTCAACCCTCGCGG
This Candidatus Nanopelagicales bacterium DNA region includes the following protein-coding sequences:
- a CDS encoding sensor histidine kinase; the protein is RSQHAARERGLEQVKSQERLLLARELHDTVAHHISAIAIQAQAGRALAATDPSSPLEALEVIEVEASRTLAEMRAMVRVLRNEALVDYAPQPGVADLERLSGALPAGPRVEVRVSGDLAGLPAAIDAAVFRIAQESVTNALRHARNATLIDVSVVGDPSTVSLVVRDDGDPGSADHANEAGFGITGMVERALLLGGACRAGPCPDGGWAVSATLPRQVSA
- a CDS encoding response regulator transcription factor, with amino-acid sequence MSIRVLVADDQDLVRTGLRLILGTLDGIEVVGEARDGQEAVRLARELRPDVCLMDIRMPVLDGVEATRLLAGPDVEDPVAVVVITTFDLDEYVHGALLAGATGFLLKDAGPELLGEAIRAAARGDSLISPSITRRLLSTFARTGRAAPPAQPIDPLTEREEQVLLTIARGRTNAEIAAELHISLSTVKTHIGSLMAKLGARNRVEVAMWGYETGRVGE
- a CDS encoding ABC transporter permease subunit, whose protein sequence is MTATIVPPNTTPARPTAGPIPITRLVKVEMRKMFDTRSGFWMLVSIGVLSVIATGAVIIFAPDSEVTYENFATAIGLPMSVILPIIAILAVTSEWSQRSGLTTFTLVPSRGRVIGAKAIATVLVGVGSVALALAVGALGNVAGSALAGVDTVWDIPQSMALQMVLGNLLGMAIGFTLGVVLRNSAAAIVGYFVVSLVMPGILVLLAQVRPWFEDLQPWIDWNKTQVALFEGATNTGQEWAMLASTIMIWIVIPLLVGLLFLRRCEVK
- a CDS encoding ATP-binding cassette domain-containing protein → MITVESLTRRYAGFTAVDDVSFTAHPGRVTGFLGPNGAGKSTTMRVMVGLTAPTSGSATIDGVRFADLPNPCLKVGVLLDASAQHAGRTGREILTIAADTMGLPRTRVDEMIELVSLTPTEAKRRVRNYSLGMRQRLGIATALLGDPQVLILDEPANGLDPAGIRWMRDLLTGFASQGGTVLLSSHLLHEIEVIADDLVVIGNGKIVAAGTKEELLAAGGTLARSASPRDLAHALEQAGIPSTLASDGSVRTDADPARVGAVALTAGIALNELRSAEGTGLEDMFLSLTADTQREGVAA